The following coding sequences lie in one bacterium genomic window:
- a CDS encoding tetratricopeptide repeat protein yields MAVALTNRGEVHLNQGKIVEAALDFEQAIKLDTDKKHPVVNRARLLAILTREALNFANTEAIEPVQETRRRIINQLTA; encoded by the coding sequence TGGCGGTAGCGCTGACAAACCGCGGAGAAGTGCATCTCAATCAAGGAAAGATTGTGGAAGCGGCACTCGATTTTGAACAAGCGATCAAACTCGATACTGACAAAAAGCATCCAGTAGTAAACCGCGCTCGCTTGCTTGCGATTCTAACTCGCGAAGCTTTGAACTTTGCCAATACTGAAGCCATCGAACCTGTACAAGAGACTCGTCGCCGCATCATCAACCAGCTCACTGCCTGA